A genomic region of Aeropyrum pernix K1 contains the following coding sequences:
- a CDS encoding TldD/PmbA family protein — MKSGENSRYDFYPPDPVLLEKLVEKALDKGASYAEARFHARLGDSVLVVNDRVVGGGFEIEEGVAFRVIVDGALGFASTSLLSEESLDSVVDHAVSIARSSSRGFRKKVGMSEERLGQAQYSLKVKKDFRNLELEDKASIVLEYSKSLESKSVDLKAKTFSYSDVLEAKLIITSDGGNIESIIPRVSIFYNIAAEHGDRRANKWGHLAGSGGLELVGELGLESMLKDDVNSLEVNLVKAEPSPKGVMDVIISPEIVGLALHESIGHPSEADRVMGREAAQAGLSYRMWLDGRIGSSKVTVADDPTVPGSYGFYLYDDEAVPARERILINKGELAELLHSRTTAYSFGVQSNGAARAMNYRSEPIVRMSNTYLKPGDMRFEELLEDVKEGIYMKSYMEWNIDEFRLVARYVGLEAYLIKNGRIVKPVRDTVLEIPTESFYSKIDGVGKDLRFYAGICGKGEPPQPLPVWMGGPHVRVRDVRVG; from the coding sequence GTGAAATCTGGCGAAAATTCTAGGTATGATTTCTATCCTCCTGATCCAGTTTTACTTGAAAAGTTAGTTGAGAAGGCTCTTGATAAAGGCGCAAGCTATGCTGAGGCTCGATTCCACGCACGCCTAGGTGACTCTGTCCTCGTGGTTAATGATAGAGTGGTCGGCGGCGGCTTTGAGATTGAAGAGGGTGTTGCGTTTAGAGTCATTGTTGATGGGGCCCTCGGTTTTGCATCAACGAGTCTGCTCAGCGAGGAGAGTTTGGATAGTGTTGTAGACCATGCAGTCTCTATTGCAAGATCCTCGTCAAGAGGATTTCGAAAAAAGGTTGGAATGAGCGAGGAGAGACTTGGACAAGCTCAGTACAGTCTGAAGGTCAAGAAAGATTTTAGGAATTTAGAGCTCGAAGACAAGGCGTCTATAGTTCTCGAGTACAGTAAGTCTCTCGAAAGCAAAAGCGTCGACCTAAAAGCTAAGACTTTCAGCTATAGCGACGTGCTCGAGGCAAAGCTGATTATCACGAGTGATGGTGGAAATATAGAGAGCATAATCCCTAGGGTCTCAATATTCTATAATATTGCCGCTGAACATGGAGACAGGAGAGCTAACAAGTGGGGTCATCTGGCTGGCAGTGGAGGCTTGGAGTTAGTGGGTGAGCTCGGGCTCGAGTCTATGCTTAAAGATGATGTTAATAGTCTCGAGGTTAATCTAGTTAAGGCCGAGCCCTCTCCGAAGGGGGTGATGGACGTCATTATAAGCCCTGAGATAGTGGGGCTAGCCCTACACGAATCTATAGGACATCCGAGCGAGGCTGACAGGGTCATGGGTAGGGAGGCGGCCCAAGCAGGATTAAGCTACCGCATGTGGCTGGACGGTAGGATAGGGAGTAGTAAGGTAACCGTAGCGGACGACCCCACTGTACCTGGCAGCTATGGATTCTACCTCTACGATGATGAAGCCGTTCCAGCGAGGGAGAGGATACTTATAAACAAGGGGGAGCTCGCGGAGCTCCTCCACAGTAGGACTACCGCGTACTCGTTTGGCGTGCAAAGTAACGGTGCAGCAAGGGCTATGAACTACAGGAGCGAGCCGATAGTTAGAATGAGCAACACGTATCTTAAGCCAGGTGACATGAGATTTGAGGAGCTGTTAGAGGATGTAAAGGAGGGAATATACATGAAGAGCTATATGGAGTGGAATATAGACGAGTTCAGGCTTGTGGCTAGGTATGTCGGGCTAGAGGCCTATCTCATAAAGAACGGGAGAATAGTAAAGCCTGTCAGGGACACGGTCCTTGAGATTCCTACAGAGAGCTTCTACTCTAAGATAGACGGTGTGGGAAAAGACCTGAGGTTCTATGCCGGGATATGCGGCAAGGGAGAGCCTCCCCAACCACTGCCAGTTTGGATGGGAGGACCTCACGTGAGGGTTAGGGATGTAAGGGTGGGATAG
- a CDS encoding TldD/PmbA family protein, which yields MAPGEVTERERLEEAARTILNALPGDAEKAVKIVGSKSIMVKAARGSVSVAQGFQDLLLEIYLARDGKIAVTSFKTPRLDDAAKIAARVVDKLEKSPLYAPLPEPSGSSSQAVDEKVATMVAEGDTAGLTSLLDPDRWGDISGMAELAVTTTVLTASNGAELTLEKTSFNGYTRIFGREFRSGQWSWVSTRFDEKLAEEAIRTAKQLAEECSKLPEEVPEPGSYRLLLSPMVGGNLLEIVASSLLAGSVLLGFSMFSHNKPGDRIASDALTLSSTPLDDELPGYSMFDDEGVATRDIAAIENGVLKTFLHNTKTARLMGAETTGNAGWILPRLFNLQVDPGDISPDNVYEALGDGLYLTNNWYTRLQNYLEGRFSTVLRDAVIRVRNGKPVSCTPGYKLRLAGSLKDLIINVEAAGSKPYNIMWWEVNRPFKLPHIIVASSPGIEVRRG from the coding sequence GTGGCTCCCGGAGAAGTTACGGAGAGGGAGAGGCTTGAGGAGGCGGCACGCACTATACTCAACGCTCTTCCGGGCGATGCAGAGAAGGCTGTCAAGATTGTAGGATCGAAGAGTATAATGGTAAAAGCTGCTCGGGGAAGCGTGAGCGTGGCCCAGGGGTTCCAGGACCTCCTCCTTGAGATATACCTCGCTCGTGATGGGAAGATTGCTGTTACCAGCTTCAAGACGCCGAGGCTAGATGATGCAGCCAAGATTGCTGCAAGAGTAGTCGACAAGCTGGAGAAATCACCTCTGTACGCTCCTCTCCCGGAACCGTCGGGTTCTAGTTCGCAAGCTGTTGATGAAAAAGTGGCCACCATGGTTGCAGAAGGGGATACTGCTGGGCTAACATCCCTCCTAGACCCCGACAGGTGGGGCGATATCTCAGGCATGGCTGAGTTAGCTGTCACCACCACGGTGCTAACTGCCTCAAACGGGGCGGAGCTTACTCTCGAGAAAACAAGCTTCAATGGATATACTAGGATATTTGGGAGGGAGTTTAGAAGCGGCCAGTGGTCGTGGGTGTCAACACGCTTTGACGAGAAACTTGCTGAAGAGGCTATACGAACTGCTAAGCAGCTAGCTGAGGAGTGCTCCAAGCTACCCGAGGAAGTTCCTGAGCCCGGCAGCTACAGGCTTCTCCTCTCCCCCATGGTGGGCGGAAACCTGTTGGAAATCGTAGCATCCTCACTCCTGGCAGGCAGCGTTCTACTAGGATTTTCCATGTTCTCCCATAACAAGCCCGGGGATAGGATTGCCTCAGATGCCCTGACTTTGTCAAGCACGCCTCTCGACGACGAATTACCAGGGTATTCGATGTTCGACGATGAGGGCGTCGCCACGCGTGATATAGCCGCTATAGAGAATGGCGTTCTCAAGACGTTTCTCCACAACACAAAGACTGCCAGGCTTATGGGGGCAGAGACGACAGGCAATGCTGGATGGATACTGCCACGGCTTTTCAACCTTCAAGTCGATCCCGGGGATATAAGTCCTGATAATGTTTACGAAGCCCTTGGTGATGGTCTATATCTAACTAACAACTGGTACACCAGGCTTCAAAACTATCTAGAAGGACGGTTCTCAACAGTATTGAGAGACGCCGTCATTAGAGTTAGAAATGGCAAGCCAGTGTCGTGCACTCCCGGATATAAGCTAAGGCTGGCAGGAAGTCTCAAAGACCTTATAATAAATGTGGAGGCTGCTGGTTCGAAACCATATAATATAATGTGGTGGGAGGTGAACAGGCCCTTTAAACTACCTCATATCATAGTGGCCAGCAGCCCTGGCATCGAGGTGAGGAGGGGCTAA
- a CDS encoding histone deacetylase family protein, with amino-acid sequence MVLKIVYHEDFLKHSPDPYDHPENPSRLVEAVRGLEESGVYKHLEAVTPPVGDVGLYTRVHSPAYLRHVLSTAESGLDWLDPDTYVGPGTLVALKRLGGASVEVYNIVRSGGEALLLGRPPGHHAGIRGRALGAPTAGFCIVNTAALIARMLSEQGKTVILDFDLHHGNGTQEIFYDDPDVYHVDVHQDPTTIYPGTGFPEDIGEGDAKGTKINIILPPNSGDDIYVSAARLALGILERLEPDYIVVSAGFDAYRGDNAFTVMRGGTAMYYLIGSELSRMARRGVAAVLEGGYGVGLRRALPAFAAGLANLENPYPDTEEESPPSVKRMYVAGLKRLAAAIKGLNRVVEEAVLEELERGGWEKRYG; translated from the coding sequence TTGGTTTTGAAGATAGTTTATCATGAGGATTTCCTTAAGCACTCTCCCGATCCGTACGACCATCCAGAGAATCCTTCTAGACTAGTAGAGGCGGTCAGGGGGTTAGAGGAGTCAGGAGTTTATAAACACTTGGAAGCTGTGACTCCTCCTGTAGGCGATGTGGGTCTCTACACTAGAGTACACAGCCCCGCGTACTTAAGGCATGTTCTTTCGACGGCAGAGTCGGGCCTGGACTGGCTCGACCCCGATACCTATGTGGGCCCCGGCACTCTCGTCGCGTTGAAAAGGCTTGGAGGCGCCTCTGTCGAGGTTTATAATATAGTTAGAAGCGGTGGGGAGGCTCTACTTCTAGGAAGGCCTCCGGGCCACCATGCCGGTATAAGGGGAAGGGCCCTTGGAGCCCCCACGGCAGGGTTCTGCATTGTCAACACGGCCGCTTTGATAGCTAGGATGCTGTCGGAACAAGGGAAAACGGTTATCTTAGACTTTGACTTACACCACGGCAACGGCACTCAGGAGATCTTCTATGACGATCCAGATGTTTACCATGTGGATGTACATCAGGACCCCACGACGATCTATCCTGGCACAGGATTTCCTGAGGACATTGGTGAGGGCGATGCTAAGGGAACTAAGATCAACATTATACTCCCACCGAATTCTGGCGACGACATATATGTGTCTGCAGCAAGATTAGCATTGGGGATACTGGAGAGGCTCGAACCCGATTATATCGTTGTCTCGGCGGGCTTTGACGCCTACAGGGGTGACAATGCTTTTACTGTGATGAGAGGTGGGACAGCCATGTACTACCTAATAGGCTCAGAACTATCCAGAATGGCCCGCAGGGGGGTAGCAGCTGTACTGGAAGGGGGGTATGGGGTTGGGCTGAGGCGCGCATTACCCGCTTTTGCAGCTGGCCTGGCAAATCTCGAGAACCCCTACCCGGACACCGAGGAGGAAAGCCCCCCTAGTGTGAAGAGGATGTATGTTGCTGGCCTGAAGAGACTGGCAGCAGCGATAAAAGGGCTTAACAGAGTTGTAGAGGAGGCAGTCTTAGAAGAGCTGGAAAGGGGTGGCTGGGAAAAACGGTATGGCTAA
- a CDS encoding AbrB/MazE/SpoVT family DNA-binding domain-containing protein: protein MSANDSARTFVFIPRKVQRLGASSLIVTIPKEWAKRNNVDVGDVVSLVDIGDRLIILPTNTTRRIVVHFDGRHKRIVKHVSKLVLCGFVFGQDKIVISSPRQGTIKDIIENLQNLMVMLPYIYITGKDREVVIDLDSPVEEPWHALKVLGRHLIGYSENLLKILGSDDEDVSSFTMESTVTEIYRSNYRLLRAVTINTARGGIESIMGLYFFLYAAMLAAATDEIHDLGREIIKLKDRLTWDERERLKFIVEMLEVALATLSANMDPNSVKKVEEAYWKIRSVLDLKGDLSKIVGDGSTAFAYLVARAVNVARTLEIASNIMMCHMLTQKYSTLMNESSNSEGSS from the coding sequence TTGTCGGCTAACGATTCTGCTCGAACGTTCGTCTTCATTCCCCGGAAGGTACAGCGTCTAGGAGCTTCTTCGTTGATAGTTACTATCCCCAAGGAATGGGCGAAGAGGAATAACGTTGATGTAGGAGACGTAGTCTCCCTAGTAGATATTGGTGATAGACTAATAATACTCCCTACCAATACTACTAGGAGGATTGTTGTCCACTTTGACGGGAGACACAAGAGAATTGTTAAGCACGTCTCTAAGCTTGTTCTATGTGGGTTTGTTTTCGGCCAGGACAAGATCGTTATATCATCGCCAAGGCAGGGTACGATAAAGGACATTATTGAGAATCTTCAGAATCTCATGGTAATGCTTCCTTACATCTATATTACTGGCAAGGATAGGGAGGTTGTAATCGACCTGGACAGCCCCGTTGAAGAGCCGTGGCACGCTCTAAAAGTTCTCGGCCGCCACCTCATAGGCTACTCAGAAAACCTGCTCAAGATCCTAGGCAGCGACGACGAGGATGTTTCTAGCTTTACAATGGAGAGTACCGTGACAGAGATATACAGGAGCAACTACAGGCTGCTAAGGGCGGTAACCATTAACACGGCCAGAGGGGGGATAGAGTCTATAATGGGGCTATACTTCTTCCTCTACGCAGCCATGCTCGCCGCTGCTACAGACGAGATACACGACCTCGGCAGGGAGATTATAAAGCTTAAGGATAGGCTGACATGGGATGAGAGGGAGAGGCTCAAGTTTATAGTTGAGATGCTTGAGGTTGCCCTCGCAACACTTTCGGCGAACATGGACCCGAATAGTGTTAAGAAGGTGGAGGAGGCCTACTGGAAGATCAGGAGTGTACTTGATCTTAAGGGTGACCTTTCCAAGATTGTTGGAGACGGGAGTACGGCCTTCGCTTACCTCGTAGCCAGGGCTGTCAACGTTGCTAGAACCCTTGAGATTGCGAGCAACATCATGATGTGCCACATGCTCACCCAGAAGTATTCTACCCTTATGAATGAAAGCTCAAACTCCGAAGGATCCTCATAA
- a CDS encoding DUF429 domain-containing protein, which translates to MRADGKAMLHGRLYAGIDPSGGRSSWGFAVVSWLPGRCHIIEAWESRPSRVYSSLERLASIPVDAVGVDAPVNVLREAGPWRGCELEALKKGARLLPLNTPGMVRLSRNGLSVFRLFEEAGVPVVETHPTSILSSLDLANTAYRRRHLLDAIISAVAVGAFFEEPASVRAALGDCILIYSVGEHIGRECGLSGKKQVLEETIKKVLKEKRTWQR; encoded by the coding sequence GTGAGGGCTGACGGAAAAGCCATGCTACATGGAAGGCTATACGCGGGCATAGATCCCTCGGGAGGAAGGTCCTCCTGGGGCTTTGCCGTGGTGTCCTGGCTTCCGGGGCGATGCCATATTATTGAAGCCTGGGAGTCTAGACCTTCCAGGGTTTACAGTAGTCTAGAGAGACTAGCTAGTATTCCGGTAGACGCGGTTGGCGTTGATGCTCCTGTAAACGTTTTACGGGAAGCCGGTCCATGGAGGGGTTGTGAGCTGGAGGCACTGAAGAAGGGCGCCCGTTTGTTGCCTCTGAATACACCGGGGATGGTGAGGCTGTCGAGAAACGGCCTCTCCGTCTTCAGGCTGTTTGAAGAAGCAGGTGTGCCCGTTGTAGAGACACATCCTACATCTATACTCTCGTCGCTAGACCTCGCAAACACGGCGTATAGAAGGAGGCATCTGCTAGATGCTATTATATCTGCTGTAGCTGTTGGAGCGTTCTTTGAGGAACCCGCTTCCGTAAGAGCGGCTTTAGGCGACTGCATTTTAATATACAGCGTTGGTGAGCACATTGGTAGAGAGTGTGGCCTCAGCGGTAAGAAACAAGTACTTGAAGAGACTATTAAGAAGGTGCTAAAGGAAAAAAGGACTTGGCAAAGATAA